A stretch of DNA from Schizosaccharomyces osmophilus chromosome 2, complete sequence:
CTTAAAATTTCGCTGCCATTTCTAAACACCGAAAATGAAACGGTATAGCCGATGATAAAAAGAGCtgttatattttttgaaaagctaTCATTTCGAGTATTCGATATCTTTATCATGTGTAATAATGTTCCAAGGTGCTGGAAAACAACGTCGTAATCCTTCATACTTAAAAGCAGCCCTAAGCTTCGAGACATTGTATCTCTTAACTGGGCCGGAGCAACCAATGTTTGCTTCATAAGGTCTTCTTCCGAGAACTCCACTACGATGTCAGGTGAAGTGAGAGATAAAAGTTGGTTAAATGTATAGGTAGCTTCCTGACAATGTAATAGCACGCCTTCAAAGAGAAACCGGAAAAAGGGTTGCAAGTATTTAACAGACGAAAGTAGCTGAGCAAACTCTCTTCTTAAATTAAGATCTGATTTTAGTAGAGAGTCAAATAAATCATTATCATCACATATCTCAAGATCTTTGGTTATATGGTAAGCCATACACCTTTTGACGAAACCAAGCATTGATGAACAAACCTCAACGCTAAAACTTTTCCATAACGCTTCTGGATTGTATTCGGCAATAAGATGTAAAATAGCATCATCTGGATTAGGGTAGACAGCGGACGGTGTTGAAGAATCCCTTACTTTGGCAAAGTCAAAATAAACGTTATTATGTAGGAGCCACCTAGATAAGAAAAGGCccttttttgcttcctcgGATagtaaagaaggaaaaacagTAGGAtcttgaatttttaaacATAAAAACCTCGAAGGAAGGAACTGAAATGGGAATGCAACTAAAAGATAGCGAAGAGAAGACGAGGCGGCAGGTGAGTTCGGTGTAGTAACCATATATTTTTCGATAATAGGCAACAGCTCGTAAGGAGAATGATAGttcttaaaaaatggaagaattatTGATAATGACTCATCTATAGCTACACGTACATCCGGGGATTCGACTTGCAATGCAGACAGTAGAGTAGAGAGTAATGAAGTAGAAACTAATTCGGAATTCGACTTTGCTAACAATCCAATAGAAGTATACAAAAATCCTCGCAAAAGTTCATTACTAATTGTcgaatttgaaagaattttaaaGATATCTTCCAAAATACCAGCAGCTCTCGGTTTTAGAAAATTTGGATCTGCATTAGCTGATATCCATCGTGTGAATTGAATTAATCTGGACTGCAAAGTAGGTGGTGCTTCAAGGATAAGTTTGATGCAATTCAATGAATTTGGATTTGTGCAGACCATATTGCTACGTAAGAGATACTGCAAGGCTTTATTCCTTAAGGAAACGGGAATAGAAAATCTTAAACGTAGGTCGTCAACGTAAAACTCATCTAACACAATGTCTAACAGTATTTTAACGtgatttgtattttcaaCGTCCGGGGCTCCATTTGTATTGCGTACCAAATCATCAGCTAGCTGAGCAACTTCTTTGTGTGAATCGGAAGAAGCGAAGAAATAGGCAAGCCAATTCCATGTTTTTGGCCATTCGGATTTTTCGAACCAGCTCAAAACTCCTCTCCGGTACTCTACTGTTTTTTGGTTATGTTGTAACTCGGTAAAAACAGTCTGAGAAgattgaattaaaaaaaagcaagaaagtATAAAGCAAACTTCTTTGGTACATGTAATTGATGGAATAGGATGTATCATTTCTAAAAGGCGAATCGTTAAGCTTAATAAAACAATCGGATGTTTATTCACATGACTTAAGCAAACTTGCAATAATTCAACATCAGGGGAAGAAGGTAGTCTGGTTTTTCCTATGGTGATAAAAGCCACCAGAAAACGTTTCCGTAGCGGTTGAGTTGCATCAATATACTGTTTGACAAGAGCAAGCATAGGTAATTGTAAATTCGTTTCACTTGTAATTCGTGTCATAACATGATTCGCAATTGTTATAGTCTTATTTCTAACGGGTTCGCAAGGTGAATCGAGCTTCAAAAGGATGGGAGGCAAATACACAGAAATCAACGATTGGAAAGATTCTGAGCTTTTGGCTAGTGCGAGCTTGAATTCAGCTCCATTCAATAGTCTCAATTCTGCATCAGCCATTGTTGTTTTATTAAGAGAAAGCAAGTTTGCGTTTTTGTAAGTTTCTAGCGGGTTTTGTGATGACTAAATCGAAAATTATCAAGGAATGTTCGGAAAgattaaaaaagtaaacaaaaaattaattattcAAAGATAGAATAATAATAGGGAcgataaaaacaaagttgcAATGGTATAAAAGCTTGGTCAAAACAGAAGTGGTTAATACCTCCGTGATTCTGTGACCAAGTTATCTGTATTCACAGTCGGAGGTGAAACAACAACTTTaggaatttttggaaatgagATTTGCTGTAGTTTGGCCGATGGAGGCACTAAAACCTCTTCGTCAGAATCTGTTGAGTTGGTTCTCTCTAAGCTGTTTTGAGTCGGAGCCTTGGAAAAATCTAATTGTAAAACCGCATTCGTGATTGAAGGAAAGGTGAGtccaatttttgaaagccGATTCAAAAAGGCAGGAATAGTTGTATTTGTTAGAGCTTTTGCAATGGCATCGGTGAAATGGTTGCAGTTTTGCGACAACAAAGAATAGGAGGTACCTGTGAATTCCTTGCTTAGACGCGTAATTATTTCGTCTATCTCAAATTTTGTAAGCTTACAAGGTGGTAAAGGAATAGAACAACGCCATCGACAGCCTTCCAAAGGAGGTTTGGGCACAGTTACAAAGACGCCAGTAGCATTCGGAATAGCATGAGCACCATAAGCATactcttttccttctaaaACAAAACCCGTATGATAGATGCCAAGTCCCAATGTCCAAGCGACCCTACTTAGAGGAAAATTCTGCATTAAATCGTACACATTGATATAAGCTTCCATTGAGAACTACTTGGCGAAAGACAGGAAGAAGTAGAGTAAAGCCTgaccttttctttaaaaataatagtaaaataaaactacAAATACCTgcttgcaaaaaaaaaataataatatgTTTACCACCGGATGGAAGTTGTGAATACCAGCTATCGCTCCTTGGCGACGgtctttgtttatattttttggggatgaaacaacaaaaaatgcAATTCAACTacaacaaaggaaaaaagtgATATAGGTTCTATGCTTCATTTATACTATTAAAACTACTGTACATTAGTCTTAGCATATGAAATTAATAAGGCAAGgcgtaaaaaaaatgaatgatCAGGAAAGAACGTATTTTAGTCAAGATATCAATTATTTCCTAAACCAGAAGCAGTCTTGGTGGCCTGCTCTATACCACGAGCAATTGTACTACGGATTTTTCCATCTTCCAATGCCAACAATCCACTAATAGTGCAGCCAGCTGGAGTAGAAACATCGTTACGAATCTTTGCAGGATGTTGACCTTGTAAAACCATTTGTCCGGTACCAACCATGGTTTGAGCGGCAAGTTCCTGAGCTTGTGCAAAAGGAATTCCCATCATAACACCACCATCAGTCATGGCTTCAATCATAGTAGCAACGAAGGCAGGTCCACTACCACACATGGCGGTGGAAGCATCAATGAGTTTTTCAGGAAGCTTCATAGTACGTCCGATACCGTTGAATGCCCATTCAGCAAACTCCACATCCGCCTCCGTAGCATTAGGGGCAGGGCAAAGCACGCTCATACTTTCACGGATACGACTAGCGGTGTTGGGCATGATACGAATAATACGAGTGCTGTCATCCAACAAATTCTTTAGGGAATCTATTGTCTTGCCGGCCAAAATAGATAAGATCAGCTTTCCTTTTAGGGCTTCCTTCATGCCTGGAGCACCTAAAACATCTTCAGCACCTTGAGGCTTACAACTGAGCAACAAAACGTCGCTTGCTGCTGCTTTTTgtacattttcttcatctgtTACGGAGATTCCAACGTCTCCAGCAAACAGCTTCTCAATCTCTATGGCTTCTTGAACAAACTTCACACAAGCATAGAATTTGTCGGGAACCGATATGTTCTTAGAAGCTTGTTCATCTTGCTCTTTAATTGAGTCAAAGATACCGGTCAAGAGGGCCTTGCCCATAGTACCACATCCGAGCACACAAAATCCTGTCATATTACTATATCCTTCTGTTCCTTTGCCAGTAGTTGGCCCTCAATGAACTCAGGAATGGTGAAAAGACTTCTGCATATAATCTTGATCTGTTTGGTATATCATGAATTAAGATGTCTCGTTGACCTTCCTTATGCGCTTTTTCGGATATCACTATAACTCTGTTAAAATTGTCGACTTCCCTGTTGTAGACATACTATTATATAACAAATACTATTGTACTATACTATACAGGTTTTTGGTCTTTAGAAGTATGGATTGTTTTTATACTGGTtaaaattggttttttaaactTTTAAAGAGCATTTTTTGAGTACAAATGCGAATTATTAAACCAGTATGGATGGAGAGGAAGTCATCACGAAACGTTGGTTGTTGACGCGTAAATATTCGACACTCCTCTCTACGACACACAACGCCAGGTTTGTGAAAAAGCTTGAATTCTTGggcttttttctttttttttctttcttttttgtcttttgattttaaaaatgtcaaattttcaatattGTATTGAGTGTAACAACATGCTGTACGATTATTCTAAGTTGATGTTTGGAAACAGGGTCTGACCAAAAAATCTTGTTAGATATCCAAGAGAGGATAAAGTCACCAGAATTCTTCGATTAGCCTGCAGAAATTGTGACTATTCAGAGGTATGTTGTTGATTTCACTTGGTTCAATTCTATACAGATTCTTGAGATCTTCTTCGTTTGAGCACAAGACTCAATTTTCTATCTAGTTGAAGTTTTATTGAAACATCTGTATTTGAAACTAACTTCTTCCAGGTTGCTGCCAGTAGCAAGGTCTATCGACATGAGTTGATGACATCGAATGTGTATGTGCATGCTCTTACAGAAAACAAGCACAAAATTACTAACACTATAATGAAAGCGAAGGTCTTCATTTCTCTCAAGATGCTGCAACTGATTACACCCTTCCACGgactgaaaaagaatgtccTCGTTGTCACCATCATGAAGCCGTTTTCTACCAGATGCATTCACGCCGCGGCGATTCAAGAATGgtatgtttttattttattttattttattttcattcaacGAATGCTAATATTATAGACGTTGGTATACGTGTGCGCAGGTTGCGGTTTTGCATACGAGGATCAATAACTCATGAAGtcacacaaaaaaaagtaagtttCTTAGGAATTACGGATAGTTTACGAGCCGTTTGCGTTGGTATCATTGTCATCCTGACCTTTaagtttctttcatattACGATACTGGTTTGACTGATAGGGCCAGCCACTCGAAGTGAATATCGATTCACCAGCCACCTGGTGACATACCTCTTCGTTGTTTATAATGGCCCTTCCCTCCTTACCTTACTATATCCAAAGAGTATATTTTGTgcattcataaaaaataggGAGTGAAGGCCGTCGTTTTGTCCATCTTTTGTTACTATTTAGAACTATCGTCTTATTCACTGATTGAcgaacagaagaaaaaaagaaaaagatttttgattgaaaaaataataataatactACTATAAAGTTTCCTATCCGGACGTGCCGAGACTGAACGCCTTTGACTCTTTTTATCAAAGATGAGTGTAGGTGCTGCCCAACAAAGCCAACATGCCAAGTCGTATTTGGCCGATATTCACAGAGCTCTTAGGATACCATCTCCTATACCTAGTACAGACTACGAGGGCTCAGACTACGCTTCAAGTTTGGTTTCCTTGTCAAGAAGAAACACGAGAGATCTTGAAAAGGAACATAGTAACGTTTCTTCCGTCTCTGCATCCATTGACGATACTGACGTGACAGAGGAAAACGATAGTTTTGCTTACGATCAAGGCCGTCTAAGCTCAAGCTTCAATGATATTGACATCTCAGATACCTCAGGCAGGGATGAAAAGTCACCCAGGTCTTCAATCAACTCACTTCCCGGTCTCAATGTCACTCAAAACCTGGTAAACTTGTCCGATATTCACTCTCGGAGCAACTCTAAATCCAGTACGGCTTCGGCTCATTCCTCCGCTACTCAAAAATCGCTTACTTCAACCCAATGCAGAAGCCCTTTTTCTAATAGAAGCTTCGACAATTTGGTAATTCCCAAGAAAAACCCGGCACGCTCAATGAGTAATAACATGACTAATCcatcaaaagaattaatACGAGAGGATTCTAATGCCATTTCGGATAATGCCCTATCGTCGTCTCCTATGAATTACAATATGGAATCCCCAATTCAGCATACACACACCCCTTCTGATTCGAGCTTTTCTAACAGTATTGTCAGTAGCGTTAGCGATATAGTAGGAACTGGAAAGCCAGTAAGCAGCATTGCCTCTTTCGGATTTTCTGATGATTCCTACTCTTTTCAAGAAGTCCATACACCCCATGTATCCGATGAAGAAACAACCCCACAAGAAAACAGAACTGATATTTATCGGTCGAATTctattgatgaagaagagaacCCAATATCTTCTATGGAATCATCAATGCGTTCTCAAGAATGTACTTTGGATGACGATAATCATCTCACTCTACTTCCTAAAGTTATGTCTTTGCCGGATCCTAGATTTACGAATGTTTTGTCGGCTTTTGATGCATTGACTAGAAAGTATTTGCTTCGAGAGAACTCGAAGGTTGTGCATGCATCAAGCAATGAAGGTTTTTCGCCTCCATCTAAACGTGTTGTGAATTCATGTTTCATGCCTGCTAGAGATGAGTCGATCTACAGCCGATACTCTTTATCTACTCCAAATTCGCAAGGTAGAGGTCGACTCTATGTTCGTTTGGAAGGGATCCGAAACTTAACAATTCCTCTTGCCTCTGGTGTAACTACGAATTTCACATATCAGGTTAAGGGAAATAAAGGTACTGCTCCTTGGCAACCTTTGCATACTACCACAagcatagaaaaagaatatgtttttgatgaatctTCGGATCCTTCTATTGTTTGGACTTTGAGAGCAAGGTATGAGCCTCCTAAGACACGTTCTCGTTCCGGTTTAGGAAAGGTATTTTCGACAAGTCGACGTAAATCTTCTGTTATTGATCCTGTTTCAGAGGCTTTGCATGGTtatgttttgaaagatgGAACTTTTGGTGAAATCTCGTTAGATATAGATTCAATTAGTCGGAGTGCTCTTGGTAGATGCCAGTCCATGATGGTTCCAATTATCAATAAGTGGATAGTTGACCCTACAGTGCGTGATGCGAAGCCTTCTTCGCGAAAGATAGGTGACATGATGGTCCatgtttttgctttaccTACTTTACCCGTTTCTCCTAAGGAACTCCCTTCTTCAATTGAAGCAGCTATGGAAGACCTGAAACTTGCCGAATGGGATCGCACATTGTTGTGCGATGGTTATTTATGCCAACAAGGAGGGGATTGTCCTTATTGGCGTCGTCGCTATTTCCAATTAATTGGCTCAAAGCTTGTAGCCTTTCAACCTTTTACGAAGACACGTCGTGCAACCATTGAGCTATCTGAAGCCACCCACATCGTTGATGACAATCACTACAGtgatgaggaagaattGGAAGGTTATTTGTATTTCGAAGCCGGGTTCagaattattttcaaaaactcgGACTATATTGACTTCTATGCTGAGACGGttgaggaaaaagaagagtgGATGTCTACGCTTCGCCAGTATTTGGGTCAGTGTGCTCGGGTTCGTAAGAATTGGAcgaaaacatttctttcattgaCGGTATAGACAATGCACTGAAGTGGAAACGAGTGGGAGTTTGAGAATTTAATTGCATTTTTGGACTAAATATTTAAGCATTTATTACATACATTGGAATTACCATTATTGTTACTGTTTGTTGTGTTGAAGTTTTTATTGCATTCGGTACAATGCTTGAGCCTGATATTAATATTACGTTTTGGGTCACAATGCTGATTCGGGAGTCTTCTTTTACATAGTGATTGTTACAGTTGTCCTTGTCTCATCTAATTTAATCATCTACATGTCGGGCTTTAGAAACTATAATGGGAATTTTGTTGAGAAGTCGAACAGCTTGTACATAACGTTAGGTTTtgttgttattttttttattattaattAGATTGATTGAAGAAGACGGATGTTTTAGaaatattaataaatatatttgCATACGTTTAACTTTACCTTTGTCTACCAGTACTAACGCTTCCAAGCTAATAAACTGTAACTGAATAAATGCTAGTGTAAAGCAACTAGAAGTGGCTAAATGTAATTCTGTAATCTTATCGATTTTTTGCTTATTCACAGTATCGTGCTATTTCAAAGTTCCTGTCTATATGTTCAGAAACAATTTTCAAGCTTTATTGGAAATTCACAAGAGCTTTTTATACTCACATTTTGCATTATATACATGCCTATATGAATCTCTTGTTTgtgcttgtttttataattGCTCATAATTAATTGTTTACGAATTTGCTAACGACATATAGCAccttttcatccatttgaAAATCGATGAATTAGTATAATTGCTGAAAacttggtttgtttatagaaatgtaaacaaaccagaaATTGCATAAGTGTTACTTGTCATTGTAACCCACGGGTGGTTTAGCGCTTCATCAACTTGTATTCGTATTACGCAATAGCGATACTGAACGTATCGGTGTCCCAGTCAATATGTTGCGTAAATGATGCGAAATTTCTTGCTGTATGTCAACTTGTCTTTCTTCACTTCTTTGCCAATTTGTTATATTTGACTATCAATTCTAAATGCGCTAGAAGCAAAGAATAAATTGGATTTGTTTTGGGGTAGCAATCCTTTTAATTTTGCCTTTCTATAGTGCTCTGCGAGTTTTTGCGAAAATTATTCTTTGGATACGAATAAACAGCTTTTTGACTTCTTTTTaagttgtttgttttcttatATATCTTCTTGTTTGAACTTGTTAAAGAATGTCGGAAAAAGAACTGAAAGTAGGTTTAAGCGATCCTCCTGCGTACAGCCATGTCAATGTTTACAATGTTGATCTCGAGAAGGGACTTCCTTTGTACACACAACAGGACACAAATAAATCACCCAATTCAGGTTCTTTGAAAGCcaaagagaagaaagatataGCTATGGATCAACTTGGCgattttcattcctttttagaTGAAAGGAAACGTGAAGCTTCACAATTCCTAAATCGGGAATTTCCCGACAATGTAGTTGTTAAGGAGAAATCGCAACGATTGTTATCTACAATTATTCCCTCTTTGGTGTGTGTCTGTGCGATATCTTACTACTTCCGAACATATACTTTTCTAGTCGATGGCTTTAAAGATTGGGGCAATTGGCCCTTGGGTCCTCTGATTATTCATGTTGTGATATTCATAGTATTTGtagctgcttttttttgtgagtTCAACCATTTCCAATTTATCGATACGTTTgattgtttactaacaaaaatattagGTCTTCATTCAATTATTCTCGGGACTGTTAGAAGATTACTTTATGTGGTCATCTTGATGGGTTGTATCCTTCCATTCCTATTCAGTGCTATCGGAAACATATACAGTGCTATTCACAGTGCTATCGGAAACATATACAGTGCTATTGGAAAAATCATTGGTATGGTCGTAGATATCTTGATGTACGGTGCAGGTACCATAATATGCGGTGTTGGCTATGGATTGTATTGCACTCTTTTAGCCTGTCTTGGTTTAAACTTTGTAAGCTCAACGGAGCACACGAGTTCGCCTACGCTTCCCAGCTATCAGCAAAGAGACAATGCACTTGCTCCTCCACCGACGGAtacaaatgaagaaatagagTTGCAGACTAATCCTAGTACTCAAATTTAGTTCCGTTCatttgtcttcttttctctaGTTTGTTTGGACTTTACTGCTAAGGCTGATCTCGATTGGTTATGAATTGCTTTGATGAACCATTATTTATAAactttattattatttcaattttagCTCGAATTGGCTTAAAACTAAGAAAGAATCATTGTATTAGTATGAGTTGATGACCGCAATTACAAGAAATGCATTTTAATTTCTCATTTCAAAGGCATTGAGTTGCTATGACCGCGGAAATTGAAAACGCAAGACTTACTGCAGCTACTctattaatttattatgACTAATATTGTTGAATTCCTTAATCAGACGACtttgaattcatttcattcaCATTAggtcccttttttttgcttcctgttattttttatggaGCATTTTTGacagaagaaattgaacaAGCATTCCCAACCATAAACCAACATTCAACaagccaaaaaagaacaaaagtaaaagaaagtagGAGGGAGCCTACAGCACACaggattcccatgttgtcttcaaccatagtactaaaTAACGAGACAGCCTGGTCTGAAATGATGTAGTTTCTCTTGTTATTTTAAAGTTGAAATAAAACGCCGCAGCCGTGATGTTCAAAGCTCAAGATTTTTCGTAGTAAAGCTTGCATAAATTGTACTATGATTTTATGTGGTTCAATCGAAGATTATAagctatttttattaaaccAAAACCGTCGGATTTTATTAATGACTGACTTTTTGGATTAATCTAACAATAATTAAAATTTCCGTACTTTAGAAATAAATTGCATTTTTCTatactttgtttatttttagtaATACTACGTGCAATAGTATTATTCTATTTACATATATTGTAGTAGAGCTATCGACGCTAATAAGTATAATCGTATAAGAGGCACATTTCGTGACAGTATTATATCTCAAATGCAACAATTACAGACGTGTGCGTAAGTCAAATCCTAGCCAAAACCCATTACTTTCTAGTTTTGGGGCCTGGTATTTGAAGCATGTTTAACCTcggaaaaataaatttcaattaCAATTGTAACTCTAAAGCGTCGTGAAAATGGAATTAacccaagaaaaagagtaaGTAGCACAGACTTACACCAGTATTGAGTAATCCGAGGAAATTAACAGTATAAACTTTTAggcttttaatttttctccTAAGAATGCAATATTATCGAACATCGCATAATCCGGTGGATGAAAAGGTAGTTGCTGCAGATATACCGAAAATCCAACAATTGAGAAAGTATCAGGATTTATTAGGGAAAAGCTATTCATTCACACAATTACCGTTAGAGAGTCCTCCGATTCTTGCTAGTGAATTTACCGcttccttggaaaaaacTTCAGGAAACAGGAAGAACGCACCGCGAAACTCCAAGGACGGTTCTCACAGCAATTCGAACTTTGAAGACTCGGATTATGCTATTTCAGATATTTCAGAGTTTTCGGATATGGTTGATCACGAGAATTCATGCATGTTTTCCTTCACCAAAGTTCCAATGCGAGGGAATACACATTCTGAGAGCGAGGATAATCTAAACCAGGCACAGAAAAATATCAGAAAAGGTATGGAAAGCCGCCTATCGAATGAAAAGACCattaaaccaaaaataaataatagtCAATCGGTTTCCCACTTTAGCAGCTTATCATCTGAATATGAACGGGTcttgaattcattttcagatGAGTCTTTACAAATTAGCGATGGAGAGATAGGTATATATTCTTAtcaaaattcaataaaaaatgagGAGGAGGAAGCTGGCTTTAgatcttttgaaaagtctcGGGAACAGGTCGATGATGATACGTTGAAAAAAGTACCAACTATTGTGAAACAGCCAGAGTCTGCATTGCGAAAGCTTTTTGAGAATGCAAATTCGTCAACTCAACAAAATCCTTTGGCGGATAACTTTGCTGGTTTTTCAGGACGTGCTGAACCAAATCCTTTGAAACTAAAAATATACTGCCCTTTCAGCGAGAATGCTTCCCAGCCAATGTATGTTGAGTTGCGACATAGTATATTAGTTTCCGAAGCAATAGGCTATATTCTCTTCCAGTATATTAGTCAAAGTATCATGCCGTTGATTGAAGACGAAGCACAGAATCCAAATTATTGGAACTTGCGTATCGTGGAAGATGATGGAGAGTTGGATGATGATTTTCCTGCTCTTGATCGTACCGGGCCCTTAGcgaaattttcttttgatgcaTTTGCCTTAGTAAAAGCTACCAATGCtcaaataaaagagaaCCAGGCTGCTTTTCCATTCGttacaacaaaaaaaaagttggcTCCTGTATCTGATGATGATCATTTGCATATACGCAATTTAAGCTCTACTTCAAATAATTCTCACAAAGTTGGTGAGAGTGATAAGGATATATTTAACTCCATGCATGTTGTACAAATCCGGTTGTATCCTTATGGAGAAAGTTCACGTTTTTGTAATGTTGaggtttcaaaaaatacacGTTTTGCTATGGTTTTAAATCAAGTTTGCTGGATGAAACAGCTGGAACGTTTCAAATACACTTTACGAATTGCGGATTCAAACGTTACTCTCCCTTTAGATAAAACCTTTCAATCAATTGATGGCTTCCCAACTCTAGAGttggtgaaaaagaaaatgagaGATAAGAAAGGACCGGGTCTTCCTGTAAGTACTCCCTCTCCAGAAGAGTCTACCTATAACTCTACTAAGAAAGATTATTTTCCGCCGGCATATAACGCTGCAGACATTATGTCCAGTAATACTTATCAAGAGTTTATTGTTTGGAAACGTCAGCCTGTCTCGTTTATGGGACGACATGAACGATTACTCGCTATTGACGGTGAATATATACACATAATGCCTTCAGAATCTCGAAATATTTTCGAAACGCCCAAGACTACTAGCATTCATGTCGGGTCAATAATTATTTGCAAACAATCGAAAAAATCACCATGTAATTTCAAATTGATTATATCGAGAAACCGAGAGACAAAAAGGTAAGAATCAACTTTTACATTCTAGCAACACTAACGCATTTTAGATACGATTTCGAGGTTTTATCATCACTGGAGGCCGCGGTTATTGTTAGCAGGGTTCGGACGCTAATGAGTGCTATAGCCAGGAACTATTAAAAGTCGGGTTTTCTATTCATAATAGAATTCATGGATATTTTTGGGAATTATGAGTAACAATCAAACATCTTCGAAGTCTGCATCGTCCTCATCATCGTCGACGTTTTCTTCGTTGTTATCATTGATAATGACATGTTGTTCTTTTGTATCATCGTTTATGTTAAGCGATTCAGAATTTTCTGTATGTAAGTAATTATAATTAGCCGTGGTATCTTccgtttttatttttttaggGTCATCATAATTGTTCTTATTTAGatcttcttgttttctttttacgtGATTAGTCGGAGAAGTAGACGGCAGACTTGGGACATCCTCAAATTCCTCGTCTTCGTCCTCATCATCGACAATATTAACACTAGGCTCCTGTTGTGTGTCTGTATGCTGTTTCTTAGCACGTAGACTTGCATAGTAAGCATCTAATGCAGACTTTTCAGTACtgaaatccttctttttgtcttcctcttcttccacCGTTTCTGAAGAATTGTTGCTATAGTTAGCATTTTTGGCTCCTACCCTAGTAATTCCACCAGAAATTGTAGACATTGCATGCCATTCAGGAACAGTATTTTGCAAAGCCGCAGCTTGTTTGTCCATGTTCTTGATCCGAACATCCTCTGCAGACTCTGCCCCTGTAGAAAAGTCAACAGTAATTGAGGGTGAAGAAGTAGCATTACGTAAATCTGCGCTGGATTTGGGAACGCTTTGAGAAGCAAAGGTTTGATTCTCTAC
This window harbors:
- the tfa1 gene encoding transcription factor TFIIE alpha subunit, TFIIEA, Tfa1 — translated: MSNAPEVVQRLIKMIMRAFYETRHIIFMDAVLRHSALTDEQAAILMGIPIKECRFLAGKLREDRLLAIQSRAEVKEGQQRQIQTTYFYIDYCFTIDSIKWRMHQLVKTVEDRMRSDFDSKGYVCPFCQKKYSSLDVLSLVTPEGTFLCSDCATELKDDEESAEMMSSQKRLGRLMGQVSKIIEALKQVDETVVPQNNFQTALERAVPISVENQTFASQSVPKSSADLRNATSSPSITVDFSTGAESAEDVRIKNMDKQAAALQNTVPEWHAMSTISGGITRVGAKNANYSNNSSETVEEEEDKKKDFSTEKSALDAYYASLRAKKQHTDTQQEPSVNIVDDEDEDEEFEDVPSLPSTSPTNHVKRKQEDLNKNNYDDPKKIKTEDTTANYNYLHTENSESLNINDDTKEQHVIINDNNEENVDDDEDDADFEDV